The following proteins are co-located in the Salvelinus namaycush isolate Seneca chromosome 31, SaNama_1.0, whole genome shotgun sequence genome:
- the LOC120026260 gene encoding leukemia inhibitory factor receptor-like isoform X5, protein MLVFLLWASLFLSSLQEQNGQDAPGVQLSGPQNVSVDYDLKDQRISVTWEDDPSSSRVPDKLIYDVEVLLTVNMTEVHSEAVDVRPTLTSRKYHWSWTSALPLECTSHSVRLRSRYQNYTSQWSPLQSITGSASSHPQVFPRSSVVQVDSNFTFCCILGPGQRLEYMKYNNILMNTTHIIDQSYAMVVHMQSPSPPSCINVYCNSPLYGTCVYVGYPPGDRNLVCETRDLESVECHWDTGRPTNLTKQRMTRYHLNGRACPNRTVSNCYQTVRVDQGERNWTLTARNPLGTLELRDTADLKKRVRLLAPMEVVASGVNASVQWQWERPQYHILLMVCQVQLNHSGHIDMRNYSGIGLRSVVLHGLAPAQTYTVQVCCGLKQHFWKWGDWSEGSTFKTEEDIPEALDVWMQIEGNQTIILWKPLTVNQSHGQIKDYEVTWGRQETIVHPPQNDFLISDRSTASFEEGVRYTLSIFACTPGAPELWERREGYVKECLPKGQIQRLAAEQHGSDTVLISWTGIPPENQTAFIHGYIIYYFDTSHPSSMRIFNVTTDEPGAKNLTGIPVSSYRFIVKALTSVGEGGDSSPVFLQMNPQTDQLIPVIIISLGSAACLLTLVTILCYRNWKCVKENLHPEIPKPVWKEEWLTPLQGTGRQILYVDPCQPSEIDIVCNREQSGEAVLDNNAGKGALTNTNSDVPALHGYYNQLLSKTTSGHFTFSPHTMGSPSSQLSGTVIQNPSYNLEVQASLDMGQSVGYEPDMNSFSCPNPEPHNAMSYVPVETDSWGYKFQYHIEDSSPLQE, encoded by the exons ATGTTGGTTTTCCTGCTATGGGCTTCACTGTTCCTCTCAAGCCTCCAAGAACAAAATGGTCAAGATG CTCCAGGTGTCCAGCTTTCTGGACCTCAGAATGTGAGTGTGGATTATGACCTAAAAGACCAGAGGATATCTGTAACATGGGAAGATGACCCATCTTCCTCCAGAGTACCGGACAAACTGATTTATGATGTGGAGGTTCTCTTAACAGTCAATATGACTGAAGTACACAGT GAAGCTGTGGATGTGAGACCAACCCTCACCAGCAGGAAATACCACTGGAGTTGGACCTCGGCTTTACCCCTAGAGTGCACCTCCCACTCAGTCAGGCTCCGCTCCCGATACCAGAACTACACCAGTCAATGGAGCCCCCTACAGTCCATCACTG GGAGTGCCTCATCACATCCACAGGTTTTCCCAAGAAGCAGCGTGGTTCAAGTCGATAGCAACTTTACTTTCTGCTGTATTCTTGGGCCAGGGCAGAGACTTGAATACATGAAATACAACAACATTCTAATGAACACCACCCACATCATTGACCAGAGTTATGCCATGGTTGTGCATATGCAGTCTCCCTCTCCGCCCAGTTGCATCAATGTCTATTGTAATTCACCTCTGTATGGCACCTGTGTTTACGTGGGAT ACCCCCCTGGGGACAGGAACCTTGTGTGTGAGACCCGGGACCTGGAGTCAGTGGAGTGTCACTGGGACACAGGGAGGCCCACCAACCTGACTAAACAGAGGATGACTCGTTATCACCTGAATggaag AGCTTGTCCAAACAGAACAGTCTCAAACTGCTACCAAACAGTACGAGTGGATCAGGGGGAGAGGAATTGGACATTGACTGCCAGAAACCCGCTCGGCACACTGGAGCTCAGAGACACAGCAGATCTGAAGAAAAGAG TGCGTTTACTAGCTCCCATGGAAGTGGTGGCTTCAGGTGTGAATGCCAGTGTTCAGTGGCAGTGGGAAAGACCGCAGTACCATATACTATTAATGGTTTGCCAAGTACAGCTGAACCATAGTGGGCACATAGACATG AGGAACTATTCTGGCATAGGTCTTAGGTCAGTAGTTTTACATGGCCTAGCACCTGCCCAGACATACACAGTGCAGGTGTGTTGTGGATTGAAACAGCACTTCTGGAAATGGGGTGACTGGAGCGAAGGTAGCACCTTCAAAACCGAAGAGGACA TTCCTGAAGCGTTAGATGTATGGATGCAGATTGAAGGGAACCAAACCATTATACTATGGAAA CCCCTTACAGTGAATCAGAGTCATGGGCAGATCAAGGACTATGAGGTGACCTGGGGAAGGCAGGAGACAATTGTCCATCCACCTCAGAATGACTTTCTCATCAGTGATCGATCCACCG CTAGCTTTGAAGAGGGGGTGAGGTACACACTCTCCATCTTTGCCTGTACTCCAGGGGCTCCAGAGCtatgggagagaagggagggctATGTAAAAGAGTGCC TTCCAAAAGGACAGATTCAGAGGTTGGCTGCAGAACAGCATGGTTCGGACACGGTTCTGATCTCCTGGACTGGTATTCCCCCGGAGAATCAGACGGCATTCATTCATGGTTACATCATATACTACTTTGATACTTCCCATCCTTCCAGCATGAGAATTTTCAATGTCACTACAG ATGAGCCTGGGGCCAAGAATCTGACAGGCATACCTGTCAGCTCCTACAGATTCATAGTGAAGGCCCTCACATCAGTAGGGGAGGGCGGAGACTCTTCACCAGTCTTCCTCCAGATGAACCCGCAGA CTGATCAGTTGATCCCAGTGATTATCATTTCCCTGGGTTCAGCTGCCTGTCTCCTCACTCTGGTCACCATCTTATGCTACAGAAACTGGAAATG TGTGAAAGAGAACCTGCATCCTGAAATTCCAAAGCCAGTATGGAAGGAGGAATGGTTGACACCACTG CAGGGCACTGGCCGCCAAATCCTCTATGTGGATCCATGTCAACCCAGTGAGATTGATATAGTGTGTAACCGAGAGCAGTCTGGAGAAGCTGTACTAGATAACAATGCTGGAAAGGGTGCCTTAACCAACACAAACTCCGATGTCCCAGCTCTGCATGGATATTACAACCAGCTCCTCAGCAAGACCACTTCAGGACACTTCACCTTCTCTCCTCACACAATGGGATCGCCATCCTCTCAACTCTCAGGCACAGTAATCCAGAACCCCTCATACAACCTAGAAGTACAGGCTAGTTTAGATATGGGACAGTCTGTGGGATATGAGCCGGATATGAACTCTTTCTCCTGTCCTAACCCTGAACCACACAACGCCATGTCGTATGTGCCCGTTGAGACGGATTCCTGGGGTTACAAGTTCCAGTATCACATAGAAGACAGCTCTCCTCTCCAGGAGTAG